One part of the Nymphaea colorata isolate Beijing-Zhang1983 chromosome 8, ASM883128v2, whole genome shotgun sequence genome encodes these proteins:
- the LOC116259493 gene encoding zinc-finger homeodomain protein 4-like, protein MEVAEMGEGRGSQGGGGGGGGTVYRECLKNHAASLGSYATDGCGEFMESTGGEDSPGSGGSLRCAACGCHRNFHRKVVAASRDDDLDFRRCCSLIEAAAPESAGRKRFRTKFSAEQKERMLEFAEKIGWRIQKGEEAAIQNFCRETGVSRRVFKVWMHNHKNSSANASSLTQ, encoded by the coding sequence ATGGAGGTAGCTGAGATGGGAGAAGGAAGGGGGAGtcaaggaggaggaggagggggaggggggaCGGTGTACAGGGAGTGTCTGAAGAACCACGCGGCGAGCCTCGGGAGCTACGCGACGGACGGGTGCGGGGAGTTCATGGAAAGCACGGGTGGGGAGGACTCGCCGGGGAGTGGCGGGAGTCTCCGGTGCGCGGCCTGCGGGTGCCACCGGAACTTCCACAGGAAGGTTGTGGCGGCGAGCCGCGACGATGATCTCGACTTCAGGCGGTGCTGCTCGCTCATCGAGGCGGCGGCGCCGGAGTCGGCCGGGCGGAAACGGTTCAGGACCAAGTTCTCGGCGGAGCAGAAGGAGCGGATGCTGGAGTTCGCCGAGAAGATCGGGTGGCGCATCCAGAAGGGGGAGGAGGCTGCCATCCAGAATTTCTGTCGGGAAACCGGCGTCAGCCGCAGGGTCTTCAAGGTTTGGATGCACAACCACAAGAACTCTTCTGCTAACGCCTCGTCCCTCACCCAGTAG
- the LOC116259292 gene encoding putative clathrin assembly protein At1g25240, producing the protein MSGEERRATTLWRRAAAAVKDGHSLWMAKLMAGRRKGAGGRQFPDLEAAVIRATSHDPSRIDYTNAQRVFTWVRTSPSTFLRPLLLTLSRRMQRTRSWVVALKGLILIHGVFCSRTPLLDKIGRLPFDLSNFQDHFCRHARSWGYTAFVRAYFAFLDEKSCLLAIDDGSQSFQPGLNSVTGRVLTRLERSQSLLDLLLQIKPYSDGMNVTLILEAMDCVVIEIFDVYGGICHGIARVLVGIFNANRQEAVGALQILRKAASQGSRLSEYFEVCREIGVLNASELPAIEQVPADDIEDLERLIYGVSVQKGVMGAGEGSCNGMVEEDEEEEEEEEEEEVGGGEGEGCGSLRDTTTIVTRNWVVFNDDLLTDNERDNSKDHGGSASMGDPFAASLIIPPHVY; encoded by the exons ATGAGCGGTGAGGAGAGGAGGGCGACGACGCTGTGGAGGAGGGCAGCGGCGGCTGTGAAGGACGGGCACAGCCTGTGGATGGCGAAGCTGATGGCCGGGCGGCGGAAGGGCGCAGGCGGCCGCCAGTTTCCCGACCTGGAGGCGGCGGTGATCAGGGCGACAAGCCACGACCCATCCCGCATTGACTACACCAACGCCCAGAGGGTGTTCACTTGGGTGCGCACCTCTCCTTCCACCTTCCTCCGCCCCCTCCTCCTCACCCTCTCCCGCCGCATGCAACGGACGCGCAGCTGGGTCGTCGCACTCAAGGGACTCATCCTCATCCATGGCGTTTTTTGCTCCCGCACTCCCCTCCTCGACAAGATCGGCCGTCTCCCCTTCGATCTCTCCAACTTCCAG GATCATTTCTGCAGGCACGCACGATCATGGGGATACACAGCGTTCGTGCGAGCCTACTTCGCCTTCCTCGACGAGAAATCATGCTTGCTGGCCATCGACGACGGCAGCCAGAGCTTTCAACCTGGCCTGAATTCCGTCACCGGTCGGGTATTGACTCGCCTAGAGCGCTCACAGTCGCTCCTAGACCTGTTGCTACAGATTAAGCCTTATTCCGACGGCATGAACGTGACCTTGATCCTTGAAGCCATGGACTGCGTGGTCATCGAGATCTTCGACGTCTATGGCGGCATTTGCCACGGCATCGCTCGGGTCCTTGTCGGAATCTTCAACGCCAACCGCCAAGAGGCCGTTGGGGCGCTGCAGATATTACGGAAGGCAGCCTCGCAGGGATCCCGTCTCAGCGAGTACTTCGAAGTTTGTAGGGAAATCGGAGTTCTGAACGCGTCAGAGCTGCCGGCCATCGAGCAGGTTCCAGCAGACGACATCGAAGATCTCGAGAGGCTCATATATGGGGTCTCTGTGCAAAAGGGTGTCATGGGTGCAGGGGAAGGGAGCTGCAATGGAATGGTAGAGGAggacgaggaagaggaagaagaagaagaagaagaagaagtgggaggaggagaaggagaaggttGTGGAAGTCTGAGAGACACTACCACCATTGTTACCAGAAACTGGGTTGTGTTCAACGATGATTTATTGACAGATAATGAGAGAGACAACTCAAAAGACCATGGTGGTAGTGCTAGTATGGGCGATCCTTTTGCTGCTTCATTGATCATTCCTCCCCATGTTTACTAA
- the LOC116258365 gene encoding barley B recombinant-like protein A, producing MEDSGGLGVRTWGLPNQSLKENRVLQFISAVAEREKALMPPDRDSVAAAAAAAAAAAHHGNARFMDRNGSISAYSVAHTAPIEFSREAWLHHRDLQCVTATNAKLFHPMPSNSNYGGKDFGAVLHEPSATQMLQIGPSGAVKQETLQEGAVGISDGVGRTDNPAKKQPKKAKKARTKVSVVKDEANGSGPSQKAVKKNVGVVVNGLTLDLSCIPVPVCSCTGVPQQCYKWGSGGWQSACCTTSLSMYPLPMSQKRRGARIAGRKMSRGAFKKVLEKLLSEGHSLSSPVDLRPYWAKHGTNKFVTIR from the coding sequence ATGGAAGACAGCGGAGGCTTGGGCGTGCGAACATGGGGGCTCCCCAACCAATCTCTGAAGGAGAACAGGGTGCTGCAGTTCATATCTGCGGTGGCCGAGCGAGAGAAGGCCCTCATGCCGCCGGACCGCGATTCTGTTGCTGCCGCTGCTGCAGCGGCAGCGGCTGCTGCACATCACGGCAACGCAAGGTTTATGGACAGGAACGGCTCCATCTCGGCGTACTCGGTAGCGCACACCGCACCGATCGAGTTCTCGAGGGAGGCATGGCTGCACCATAGAGATTTGCAATGCGTCACTGCCACGAACGCGAAGCTTTTCCACCCAATGCCGTCGAACTCGAATTACGGTGGCAAAGATTTTGGCGCTGTTCTGCACGAGCCGTCGGCCACCCAGATGCTGCAGATCGGCCCCTCTGGTGCGGTGAAGCAGGAAACCCTGCAGGAGGGTGCGGTCGGTATATCGGACGGCGTAGGGAGGACGGATAATCCAGCGAAGAAGCAGCCAAAGAAGGCGAAGAAGGCCAGGACGAAGGTTTCGGTGGTGAAGGACGAGGCCAACGGCTCTGGTCCTTCTCAGAAGGCGGTGAAGAAGAACGTTGGCGTTGTCGTCAATGGGCTCACTTTGGATCTCTCCTGCATTCCGGTGCCTGTCTGTTCGTGTACTGGAGTCCCACAACAGTGCTATAAATGGGGTTCTGGTGGATGGCAGTCGGCTTGCTGTACAACGAGTTTGTCAATGTATCCATTGCCTATGAGCCAGAAGAGGCGGGGAGCTCGGATAGCAGGGAGGAAGATGAGCCGAGGGGCGTTTAAGAAGGTTTTGGAGAAGCTTTTATCTGAAGGACATAGTCTATCTAGTCCGGTTGACCTAAGACCTTACTGGGCCAAACATGGTACTAACAAATTTGTTACTATCAGGTAA